The Gilliamella apicola genome window below encodes:
- a CDS encoding siderophore ABC transporter substrate-binding protein — MYSSIKVKFLVLLTALFALVGCDDKKDAPADNKTSIVIEHAQGKTEVPENPKKVVVFNTATLDIIDALNIPVTAVPQSDVHFPDFLSKYADKTYTNVGTLFEPNYEVLSTLQPDVIIAGGRANDVYKKLSDIAPTISLDLDPNNFLASLTERTEQLGNIFGKQEEAKKLLADFNQKIEQLNPKASTAGTALVIMINGGKMSAYGPKSRFGFIFDVLGFKPATIFQEAGRHGNAVTSEFVLSVNPQWLFVLDRDNAIGNKEAQSAQQVLDNELIQKTDAWQQNHIVYLDSTSMYISGGIQTYSRLMDQISDVLQKTSTN, encoded by the coding sequence ATGTATTCATCTATCAAAGTAAAATTTTTAGTATTACTAACCGCTTTATTTGCATTGGTTGGTTGTGACGATAAAAAAGATGCACCTGCTGATAATAAAACATCAATCGTTATTGAACATGCTCAAGGTAAAACCGAGGTACCTGAAAATCCGAAAAAAGTGGTGGTATTTAATACCGCGACATTAGATATTATCGATGCATTAAATATTCCTGTCACGGCAGTTCCTCAATCGGATGTACATTTTCCAGATTTCTTATCAAAATATGCTGATAAAACCTATACTAATGTAGGTACACTATTTGAGCCAAATTATGAAGTGTTAAGTACTCTTCAACCTGATGTAATTATTGCTGGTGGACGTGCAAATGATGTCTATAAAAAATTAAGTGATATTGCACCAACAATCTCGCTTGATCTAGATCCTAATAATTTCTTAGCTAGCTTAACGGAGCGTACTGAACAATTAGGTAACATTTTTGGCAAACAAGAAGAAGCAAAAAAATTACTTGCTGATTTTAATCAAAAAATTGAACAGTTAAATCCAAAAGCAAGTACAGCTGGAACCGCTTTAGTTATTATGATTAATGGTGGCAAAATGTCTGCTTATGGACCAAAATCACGTTTTGGCTTTATTTTTGATGTACTAGGTTTTAAACCTGCAACAATATTCCAAGAAGCGGGACGTCATGGTAATGCGGTAACTTCTGAATTTGTATTAAGTGTTAATCCTCAATGGTTATTTGTCCTAGATAGAGACAACGCAATTGGTAATAAAGAAGCTCAATCAGCACAGCAAGTTTTGGATAATGAATTAATTCAGAAAACGGATGCATGGCAACAAAACCATATTGTTTATTTAGATTCTACATCAATGTATATTTCTGGTGGTATCCAAACTTATAGTCGTTTAATGGACCAAATAAGTGATGTTTTACAAAAAACATCAACAAACTAA
- a CDS encoding ABC transporter permease — protein sequence MTKTVYFIAGIVFLLAMAVLSLFIGAGHVTLFDLWSDSNMRQIFFVSRVPRTVALLLAGSAMSVAGLIMQLLTQNRFVEPSLVGTTQSASLGLLVMMVLAPGASVMMKMVVASLFAMAGTVLFMFISRKIIFKSALMVPLVGIMLGAVISAICTFFAMYFDLLQSLGGWESGDFSGILQGRYELLWLVGGITLIACWSADRFTVAGLGRDFSVNVGLNYNQVMLTGLIVIALIGGIVVVVVGVLPFLGLIVPNIVSLIFGDNVRKTIPWICLFGSGLVLLCDIIGRVIRYPFEIPVSVILGVVGAIIFLVLLSKKRHAS from the coding sequence ATGACTAAAACAGTTTACTTTATTGCAGGCATTGTTTTTTTATTAGCAATGGCTGTATTAAGCTTGTTTATTGGTGCAGGGCATGTAACTTTATTCGATCTTTGGTCTGACAGTAATATGCGACAAATCTTTTTTGTTAGCCGTGTTCCTAGAACAGTGGCTTTACTCTTAGCTGGTAGTGCCATGAGTGTTGCAGGTTTAATTATGCAACTACTTACCCAAAATCGATTTGTCGAACCTTCTCTAGTAGGAACTACCCAATCAGCTAGTTTAGGATTATTAGTGATGATGGTACTTGCTCCCGGCGCAAGTGTTATGATGAAAATGGTTGTAGCGAGTTTATTTGCTATGGCTGGCACTGTATTATTCATGTTTATTTCTCGCAAAATTATTTTTAAATCTGCACTTATGGTACCACTTGTTGGGATAATGCTTGGTGCAGTGATTAGTGCAATTTGTACTTTTTTTGCTATGTATTTTGATTTACTGCAATCACTTGGAGGCTGGGAGTCAGGTGATTTTTCAGGTATTTTACAAGGTCGCTACGAGCTATTGTGGCTTGTTGGAGGCATTACTTTAATTGCGTGTTGGAGCGCAGATCGTTTTACTGTTGCAGGATTAGGCCGTGACTTTTCTGTCAATGTTGGACTTAATTATAATCAAGTGATGTTAACAGGGCTTATTGTCATAGCTCTTATTGGTGGCATTGTCGTTGTCGTTGTTGGTGTATTACCATTTTTAGGATTAATTGTTCCTAACATTGTCAGTTTAATATTTGGTGATAATGTCCGTAAAACCATACCTTGGATATGTTTATTCGGTAGTGGGTTGGTTTTACTTTGCGATATTATTGGGCGAGTTATTCGCTATCCGTTTGAAATTCCCGTTAGTGTCATTCTTGGTGTGGTAGGGGCTATTATTTTTTTAGTATTGTTGAGTAAAAAACGTCATGCTAGTTAA